Proteins from a single region of Pseudomonas sp. 10S4:
- a CDS encoding DUF6896 domain-containing protein produces the protein MSYKNELLEKLIVDFLSKVEKAAVLLQEKFGTRCILRLWHTKKIERCGTIIDNITYELHGVGCAVYLPEACIDFDYGPNGRTDGFDVWRLYLLACELPHQYEKHTDMQVIKSDFEEYIEMGKLEKISPSDGLYVVKGNRFV, from the coding sequence ATGAGCTACAAAAATGAACTCCTCGAAAAGCTAATCGTCGATTTCCTTTCGAAAGTAGAAAAGGCCGCTGTATTACTCCAGGAAAAATTTGGTACACGATGCATTTTGAGGCTCTGGCACACAAAAAAAATAGAACGGTGCGGAACAATTATTGACAACATAACATATGAGTTACATGGCGTTGGCTGTGCTGTTTATCTACCAGAAGCATGCATAGATTTCGACTATGGCCCGAACGGAAGAACTGACGGCTTTGATGTTTGGCGACTATATTTGCTTGCGTGCGAGCTACCGCACCAATACGAAAAACACACTGACATGCAAGTGATAAAATCCGATTTCGAAGAATATATTGAGATGGGCAAGCTTGAAAAAATATCGCCATCAGATGGGCTTTATGTAGTTAAAGGGAACAGATTTGTTTAA
- a CDS encoding HAD-IA family hydrolase has protein sequence MNAPLKAFGPIKAVIFDMDGLLLDTEGIYTEVTSMIAERYGRTFDWSIKQNIIGRGAGDLARYVVEALDLPITAEEFLVIREPLMRERFPSALAMPGAEELVRHLKANNIPIAVGTSSSRQSFGQKTTLHRDWFALFDFIVTADDPEVGAAKPAPDIFLTAARRLGVAPEDCLVFEDSPFGVTAAKAAGMTAIAIPDAAMADEKYAHADGILRTLKAFKPGECGLPVLEWA, from the coding sequence ATGAATGCACCACTGAAAGCGTTCGGCCCGATCAAGGCCGTGATTTTCGACATGGATGGCTTGCTGCTGGACACCGAGGGCATCTACACCGAGGTCACCTCCATGATCGCCGAGCGTTATGGCCGGACCTTCGACTGGAGCATCAAACAGAACATCATCGGCCGTGGCGCGGGTGACCTTGCGCGCTACGTGGTCGAGGCGCTGGACCTGCCGATCACCGCCGAAGAGTTTCTGGTGATCCGTGAACCCCTGATGCGCGAGCGTTTCCCCTCGGCACTGGCGATGCCGGGCGCCGAGGAATTGGTTCGGCACTTGAAGGCTAACAACATTCCGATTGCGGTGGGCACCAGCTCTTCTCGCCAGTCGTTTGGCCAGAAAACCACGCTGCACCGCGACTGGTTTGCGCTGTTCGACTTCATTGTTACCGCTGATGACCCGGAAGTTGGTGCGGCCAAACCGGCGCCGGATATTTTCCTGACGGCGGCACGGCGCCTGGGTGTCGCTCCCGAGGACTGCCTGGTGTTCGAAGATTCGCCGTTTGGCGTCACGGCGGCAAAAGCGGCGGGGATGACCGCAATTGCGATCCCGGATGCGGCCATGGCCGATGAAAAGTACGCACACGCTGATGGCATTCTTCGTACGTTGAAGGCCTTCAAACCGGGCGAGTGCGGCTTGCCAGTGCTTGAGTGGGCCTAA
- a CDS encoding 3-oxoacyl-ACP reductase family protein, whose product MTTQHLSGKVALIQGGSRGIGAAIVKRLAAEGAAVAFTYVSSAAKAEELQNSITGNGGKALAIKADSADAEAIRSAVTATVEAFGRLDILVNNAGVLAVGPLEDFKLEDFDKTLAINVRSVFVATQAAAKHMTEGGRIINIGSTNADRMPFAGGGPYAMSKSALIGLTKGLSRDLGPRGITINNVQPGPVDTDMNPADGDFAESLIPLMSVGRYGKAEEIASFVAYLVGPEAGYITGASLTIDGGFGA is encoded by the coding sequence ATGACCACTCAACACCTCAGCGGTAAAGTAGCTCTGATTCAAGGCGGATCCCGCGGTATCGGCGCCGCCATCGTCAAACGCCTGGCCGCTGAAGGCGCGGCAGTCGCCTTTACTTACGTCAGCTCCGCCGCCAAGGCTGAAGAATTGCAAAACAGCATCACCGGCAACGGCGGCAAAGCCCTCGCCATCAAGGCCGACAGCGCCGACGCCGAAGCCATTCGTAGCGCCGTGACCGCTACCGTCGAAGCCTTTGGCCGCCTGGACATACTGGTCAACAACGCTGGCGTGCTGGCTGTCGGACCGCTGGAAGATTTCAAACTCGAAGACTTCGATAAAACCCTGGCCATCAACGTGCGCAGCGTATTCGTCGCCACCCAGGCCGCAGCCAAGCACATGACCGAAGGCGGTCGCATCATCAACATCGGCAGCACCAACGCCGACCGCATGCCCTTCGCCGGTGGCGGCCCGTACGCGATGAGTAAATCAGCACTGATCGGCCTGACCAAAGGCCTGTCCCGCGACCTCGGCCCACGGGGCATCACCATCAACAACGTACAACCGGGCCCGGTCGACACCGACATGAACCCGGCCGACGGTGACTTCGCCGAGAGCCTGATCCCGTTGATGTCCGTGGGTCGTTACGGTAAAGCCGAAGAAATCGCCAGTTTCGTCGCTTATCTGGTCGGCCCGGAAGCCGGTTACATCACCGGTGCCAGCCTGACGATCGACGGCGGCTTTGGCGCTTGA
- a CDS encoding LysR family transcriptional regulator — METFNCIECFVRSAEVGSFAEAARRLSLTPAAVGKSVAKLEARLGVRLFQRSTRSLTLTEAGQLFLGEVSASLNTIQNAVANLASAEGRPAGTLKVSMGTVFGRLYVVPLLGEFLRRYPAINPDWHFDNRQVDLIAQGFDAAIGGGFELPQGVVARKLTPAHRVLVASAEYLAGREAIVEPDDLKLCDGILIRSPQTGRVRSWQLTSRTQQHSPLVLKARMTMSDSEAACASAAQGLGIALVSMPFAVGYLQAGTLQRVLPDWYVDDGNISIYYAEHKLLPGKTRAFVDFIIEQFAEQGLGERFSAL, encoded by the coding sequence ATGGAAACCTTCAACTGTATCGAATGCTTCGTACGCAGCGCCGAAGTCGGCAGCTTCGCCGAAGCCGCGCGGCGCCTGAGCCTGACCCCGGCAGCGGTAGGTAAAAGTGTTGCCAAACTTGAGGCGCGATTGGGTGTGCGGCTGTTTCAGCGCAGTACCCGGAGCCTGACGTTGACCGAGGCTGGTCAGTTGTTTTTGGGCGAAGTCAGCGCCAGCCTGAACACCATTCAAAACGCCGTGGCCAACCTCGCCAGCGCCGAAGGGCGACCGGCCGGTACGCTGAAAGTCAGCATGGGCACGGTGTTCGGGCGTTTGTATGTCGTGCCGTTGCTGGGGGAGTTTCTGCGGCGCTATCCGGCGATCAATCCGGACTGGCATTTCGACAATCGTCAGGTTGACCTGATCGCTCAGGGGTTTGATGCGGCGATTGGCGGCGGATTCGAGCTGCCCCAGGGCGTGGTGGCGCGCAAGCTGACCCCGGCTCATCGAGTGTTGGTGGCGTCGGCCGAATATCTGGCAGGGCGCGAGGCGATTGTCGAACCTGATGACCTCAAACTGTGCGACGGGATTCTCATCCGCTCACCGCAAACCGGTCGCGTGCGCTCCTGGCAACTGACCAGTCGCACCCAGCAACACAGTCCATTGGTGCTCAAGGCACGGATGACCATGAGCGATTCGGAAGCAGCGTGTGCCAGCGCCGCCCAGGGTTTGGGCATCGCGCTGGTGAGTATGCCGTTTGCCGTGGGCTATCTGCAGGCCGGGACGTTGCAGCGGGTATTGCCGGATTGGTACGTCGATGATGGCAACATTTCGATCTATTACGCGGAACACAAACTGCTGCCGGGCAAGACCCGGGCGTTTGTGGATTTCATCATTGAGCAGTTTGCGGAGCAGGGGCTGGGGGAGCGGTTTAGTGCGCTTTGA
- a CDS encoding aspartate/glutamate racemase family protein encodes MRILVVNVNTTESITQAIARQAQSVAAPGTEIIGLTPHFGADSIEGNFESYLAAIAVMDRVMSYDQPFDAVIQAGYGEHGREGLQELLNVPVVDITDAGASTAMFLGHAYSVVTTLDRTVPLIEDRLKLSGLWDRCASVRASGLAVLELESDPQRALEAIVRQAELAVLEDKAEVICLGCGGMAGLDEQIRQRTGVPVVDGVTAAVTIAESLVRLGLSTSKVRTYATPRPKTIIGWPGRFGR; translated from the coding sequence ATGCGAATTCTCGTGGTCAACGTCAACACCACCGAATCCATCACCCAGGCCATCGCCCGCCAGGCCCAGTCCGTGGCCGCGCCCGGCACCGAAATCATCGGCCTGACGCCACATTTCGGTGCCGATTCCATCGAAGGTAATTTCGAAAGCTACCTGGCCGCCATCGCGGTGATGGACCGGGTCATGTCCTACGACCAGCCGTTCGACGCAGTGATTCAGGCTGGCTACGGCGAACACGGTCGCGAAGGCTTGCAGGAATTGCTCAATGTGCCCGTCGTCGACATCACTGATGCCGGCGCCAGCACCGCGATGTTCCTCGGCCATGCTTACTCGGTGGTCACTACACTGGATCGCACTGTGCCGTTGATCGAGGATCGCCTCAAGTTGTCGGGGCTGTGGGACCGTTGCGCGTCGGTGCGGGCCAGTGGATTGGCGGTTCTGGAACTGGAGTCCGATCCGCAACGCGCGCTGGAGGCGATTGTTCGCCAGGCGGAATTGGCGGTGCTGGAGGATAAAGCCGAAGTCATTTGCCTGGGCTGCGGCGGCATGGCCGGGCTGGATGAGCAAATCCGCCAGCGCACCGGCGTGCCGGTGGTGGATGGCGTGACGGCGGCGGTGACCATTGCTGAGTCGTTGGTGCGGTTGGGGTTGTCGACGTCGAAAGTGCGGACTTATGCAACACCGCGGCCGAAGACGATTATTGGTTGGCCGGGGCGGTTTGGCAGGTAG
- a CDS encoding NCS1 family nucleobase:cation symporter-1, translating into MRTSLSNNNIALDLPSSQPAHNLHDQTLQAPVVLSPRLHNKDLAPTKAEGRRWGRYSIFALWTNDVHNIANYSFAIGLYALGLGGWQILLSLGIGAALVYSFMNLSGYMGQKTGVPFPVISRISFGIHGAQIPALIRAIIAIAWFGIQTYLASVVFRVLLTAVHPGFADYDHNSILGLSTLGWVCFVAIWFVQLGILAYGMEMVRRYEAFAGPVILLTVASLAGWMYFQANATIAWSIREPLTGGEMWRNIFAGGALWLSIYGTLILNFCDFARSSPCRKTIKVGNFWGLPVNILVFASITVLLCGAQFQINGRIIESPTEIIASIPNTFFLVLGCLAFLIVTVAVNIMANFVAPAFVLSNLAPKYLTFRRAGLISATIAVLILPWNLYNSPLVIVYFLSGLGALLGPLYGVIMVDYWLVRKGQVNVPQLYSEDPNGAYYYSRGVNLRAVAAFIPAALIAIVLALMPGFHLVSPFSWLIGAGIAGMLYLIIAKRQPYYADVSGEAIAVDNVSH; encoded by the coding sequence ATGCGTACTAGCCTATCCAATAACAACATCGCGCTGGATCTGCCCTCCTCTCAACCTGCCCACAACCTTCACGATCAAACACTTCAGGCCCCGGTGGTGCTCAGCCCCCGTTTGCATAACAAAGACCTGGCACCCACCAAGGCTGAAGGCCGGCGCTGGGGTCGTTACAGCATCTTTGCCCTGTGGACAAATGATGTGCACAACATCGCCAACTATTCGTTCGCCATCGGCCTGTATGCCTTGGGGCTGGGCGGTTGGCAGATCTTGCTGTCGTTGGGGATCGGCGCGGCGCTGGTGTATAGCTTCATGAACCTCTCCGGCTACATGGGCCAGAAAACCGGTGTGCCATTTCCGGTCATCAGCCGCATCAGTTTCGGCATTCACGGGGCGCAAATTCCTGCACTGATTCGCGCCATTATCGCCATCGCCTGGTTCGGAATTCAGACGTACCTCGCGTCGGTGGTCTTTCGGGTATTACTGACAGCGGTGCATCCCGGTTTCGCCGATTACGACCACAACTCGATCCTCGGCCTGTCGACCTTGGGCTGGGTGTGTTTCGTGGCGATCTGGTTCGTGCAACTGGGGATTCTGGCGTACGGCATGGAGATGGTACGGCGCTACGAGGCGTTTGCCGGGCCGGTGATTCTGCTGACCGTCGCCTCCCTCGCCGGGTGGATGTACTTCCAGGCCAACGCGACCATCGCCTGGTCGATTCGCGAACCGCTGACCGGTGGCGAGATGTGGCGCAATATCTTTGCCGGCGGTGCGCTGTGGCTGTCGATCTACGGCACGCTGATCCTCAACTTCTGCGACTTCGCCCGCTCTTCACCATGCCGCAAAACCATCAAGGTCGGAAATTTCTGGGGCCTGCCGGTCAATATTCTGGTGTTCGCCAGCATCACCGTCCTGCTCTGCGGCGCGCAATTTCAGATCAACGGCCGGATCATCGAAAGCCCAACGGAAATCATCGCCTCGATCCCCAACACCTTCTTCCTGGTGCTCGGTTGCCTGGCGTTCCTGATCGTCACCGTGGCGGTGAACATCATGGCCAACTTCGTCGCCCCGGCCTTCGTGCTCAGTAACCTGGCGCCGAAATACCTGACCTTCCGCCGCGCCGGGCTGATCAGCGCAACCATCGCCGTGTTGATCCTGCCGTGGAACCTCTACAACAGCCCGTTAGTGATCGTGTATTTCCTGTCCGGCCTCGGCGCTCTGCTCGGCCCGTTGTACGGGGTGATCATGGTCGACTACTGGCTTGTACGAAAAGGTCAGGTCAACGTGCCGCAGTTGTACAGCGAAGACCCCAACGGCGCTTATTACTACAGCCGAGGCGTCAATCTGCGCGCCGTGGCGGCGTTTATTCCTGCAGCGTTGATCGCCATCGTCCTGGCGCTGATGCCGGGTTTCCACTTGGTATCGCCGTTCTCCTGGCTGATTGGCGCCGGGATTGCAGGGATGCTCTACCTGATCATCGCCAAGCGGCAGCCTTATTACGCCGACGTCAGCGGTGAAGCCATCGCGGTCGATAACGTCAGCCATTAA
- a CDS encoding phosphoadenylyl-sulfate reductase, translating into MSPTFDVVELATTYANKSAQDILKLAFAEFGDDLWISFSGAEDVVLVDMAWKLNKNVKVFSLDTGRLHPETYRFIDQVREHYKIDIELVSPDYTKLEPFVKEKGLFSFYKDGHGECCGIRKIEPLRRKLSGVTAWATGQRRDQSPGTRSAVAVLEIDTAFSTPERTLYKFNPLAQMTSEEIWGYIRMLELPYNSLHERGFISIGCEPCTRPVLPNQHEREGRWWWEEATQKECGLHAGNIISKSKA; encoded by the coding sequence ATGAGCCCAACGTTCGACGTCGTGGAACTCGCCACGACCTATGCCAACAAATCCGCGCAGGACATCCTGAAGCTCGCGTTCGCCGAGTTTGGCGATGATCTGTGGATATCTTTCAGCGGCGCCGAAGACGTGGTGCTGGTGGACATGGCCTGGAAGCTGAACAAGAACGTCAAAGTGTTCAGCCTCGATACCGGGCGCTTGCACCCCGAGACCTACCGTTTCATCGATCAAGTGCGCGAGCACTATAAGATCGACATCGAACTGGTGTCGCCGGACTACACGAAACTTGAACCGTTCGTGAAGGAAAAAGGCCTGTTCAGCTTCTATAAGGACGGCCATGGCGAATGCTGCGGCATCCGCAAGATCGAACCGCTGCGTCGCAAACTGTCCGGCGTCACCGCTTGGGCCACCGGCCAGCGCCGGGACCAGAGCCCGGGCACCCGCAGCGCCGTCGCGGTGCTGGAGATAGACACCGCGTTCTCCACGCCCGAGCGCACCCTGTACAAGTTCAACCCGTTGGCGCAAATGACCAGCGAAGAAATCTGGGGTTACATCCGCATGCTGGAGCTGCCGTACAACAGCCTGCATGAGCGTGGGTTCATCAGCATCGGCTGCGAGCCTTGCACGCGCCCGGTGCTGCCGAACCAGCATGAACGTGAAGGTCGCTGGTGGTGGGAAGAAGCGACGCAGAAAGAATGCGGGTTGCATGCGGGGAATATCATCAGTAAATCCAAGGCTTAA
- the thrH gene encoding bifunctional phosphoserine phosphatase/homoserine phosphotransferase ThrH — protein sequence MEIACLDLEGVLVPEIWIAFAEKTGIESLRATTRDIPDYDVLMKQRLRILDEHGLKLSDIQEVIATLQPLDGAIEFVNWLRERFQVVILSDTFYEFSQPLMRQLGFPTLLCHRLITDDAGRVTSYQLRQKDPKRQSVLAFKSLYYRVIAAGDSYNDTTMLGEADAGILFHAPDNVIREFPQFPAVHTFAELKQEFIKASNRALSL from the coding sequence GTGGAAATTGCCTGTCTGGATCTTGAAGGTGTGCTGGTCCCGGAAATCTGGATCGCCTTCGCCGAAAAAACCGGAATCGAATCCCTCCGGGCCACCACCCGGGACATTCCCGATTACGACGTGCTGATGAAGCAGCGCCTGCGAATCCTCGACGAGCATGGCCTGAAGCTCTCCGACATCCAGGAAGTGATCGCCACGCTGCAGCCGCTGGACGGCGCCATCGAGTTCGTCAACTGGCTGCGCGAGCGCTTCCAGGTGGTGATTCTGTCGGACACGTTCTACGAGTTTTCCCAGCCGCTGATGCGTCAACTGGGCTTCCCGACCTTGCTTTGCCATCGTCTGATTACCGACGATGCCGGGCGGGTGACGAGCTATCAGTTGCGTCAGAAAGATCCCAAGCGTCAGTCGGTATTGGCTTTCAAGAGTCTTTACTACCGGGTGATCGCGGCGGGTGATTCCTACAATGACACCACGATGCTGGGCGAGGCGGATGCCGGGATTCTGTTCCATGCGCCGGACAATGTGATTCGCGAGTTCCCGCAGTTCCCGGCGGTGCATACCTTTGCGGAGTTGAAGCAGGAATTCATCAAGGCCTCGAATCGGGCGTTGAGTTTGTAA
- the pabB gene encoding aminodeoxychorismate synthase component I, which translates to MLTCSVHPLPYRANPAEYFAAIRHAPGAVLLDSGRPTADRGRFDLLSAWPLAQLAVLPNESGGDFLQRLRDNLTRLGKASVPNDLPFAGGLIGYLSYDFGRHLENLPSQAQDDLHLPDARFGLYDWALISDHQLITSQLVFHPTLIESERQRLIALFSQPASEPAEQFKLKAPMSADLSADDYRQALERIQQYIQAGDCYQVNFAQRFRAQCQGDPWTAYCALRAACPTPFSGFQSLPDGGAVLSLSPERFVKVSERQVETRPIKGTRPRGLTPAEDAANAAELLASPKERAENLMIVDLMRNDLGRTCRIGSVRVPELFSLESYPNVHHLVSSVTGELAQDKDALDLIAGSFPGGSITGAPKIRAMQIIDELEPTRRGLYCGSLVYLDVRGEMDSSIAIRSLLVKGGQVCCWGGGGIVADSEWQAEYQESITKVKVLLDTLQNL; encoded by the coding sequence ATGTTGACCTGTTCCGTACACCCGCTGCCCTATCGCGCCAACCCCGCCGAGTACTTCGCGGCGATTCGTCATGCCCCCGGCGCCGTGCTGCTCGACAGTGGCCGGCCAACGGCTGATCGCGGTCGTTTTGACCTGCTCAGCGCTTGGCCGTTGGCGCAGTTAGCCGTGTTGCCGAACGAAAGCGGCGGCGATTTCCTGCAACGTCTTCGGGACAATCTGACACGACTGGGTAAAGCGTCAGTCCCGAATGACCTGCCTTTCGCTGGCGGTTTGATTGGCTACCTGAGTTACGACTTCGGCCGTCATCTGGAGAATCTGCCGAGCCAGGCGCAAGACGACCTGCACTTGCCGGATGCGCGTTTCGGTCTGTATGACTGGGCGTTGATCAGCGATCACCAACTGATTACAAGTCAGTTGGTGTTCCACCCGACGCTGATCGAAAGCGAGCGGCAACGTTTGATCGCGCTGTTCAGCCAGCCAGCCTCTGAACCGGCCGAACAGTTCAAGCTGAAAGCCCCAATGAGTGCCGATCTCAGCGCCGACGATTATCGCCAGGCCCTTGAACGGATCCAGCAGTACATCCAGGCCGGCGACTGCTATCAGGTCAACTTCGCCCAGCGCTTTCGCGCGCAATGCCAGGGTGACCCATGGACCGCGTATTGCGCGCTGCGGGCGGCCTGCCCGACGCCGTTTTCCGGTTTCCAGAGCCTGCCTGACGGCGGTGCGGTGCTGAGCCTGTCACCGGAGCGTTTCGTCAAAGTCAGTGAGCGTCAGGTGGAAACCCGCCCGATCAAAGGCACCCGCCCTCGCGGTCTGACACCTGCCGAAGACGCCGCAAACGCCGCCGAACTCTTGGCCAGTCCCAAGGAACGCGCCGAGAACCTGATGATCGTCGACCTGATGCGCAACGACCTCGGTCGCACCTGTCGCATCGGTTCGGTGCGGGTGCCGGAGTTGTTCAGCCTGGAAAGCTATCCGAACGTGCATCACCTGGTGAGCAGCGTTACCGGTGAACTGGCGCAAGACAAGGACGCATTGGACCTGATCGCCGGCAGCTTCCCCGGCGGTTCGATTACCGGCGCGCCGAAAATCCGCGCGATGCAGATCATTGATGAACTGGAGCCGACCCGGCGTGGGTTGTACTGCGGTTCGTTGGTTTACCTGGACGTGCGCGGCGAGATGGACAGCTCCATCGCCATTCGCAGTTTGCTGGTCAAGGGTGGGCAGGTGTGTTGCTGGGGCGGCGGCGGGATTGTTGCTGATTCGGAGTGGCAGGCTGAGTATCAGGAATCGATAACCAAGGTGAAGGTGTTGCTCGATACCCTGCAAAACCTTTAG
- a CDS encoding alpha-L-glutamate ligase-like protein has protein sequence MFGFWKTWKALEARGIMGINRRNADYVLKYNKRSLYPIVDDKIITKERAIAAGINVPELYGIISTEKEIDNLDQIIGGRNDFVIKPAQGAGGDGIIVVADRFEGRYRTVSGKILSHEELEHHISSILTGLYSLGGHRDRALIEYRVTPDQIFKSISYEGVPDIRIIVLMGYPVMAMLRLPTRQSGGKANLHQGAIGVGVDLATGLTLRGTWLNNIIAKHPDTTNAVDGVQLPYWDGFMKLAAGCYELCGLGYIGVDMVLDQEKGPLILELNARPGLNIQIANDCGLTLRTHAVEARLEELKARGISETAQERVAFVQEMFGHIPPVEG, from the coding sequence ATGTTCGGTTTCTGGAAGACCTGGAAGGCCCTGGAAGCCCGGGGCATCATGGGGATCAATCGGCGTAACGCAGACTACGTGCTCAAGTACAACAAGCGCAGCCTGTACCCGATTGTCGATGACAAGATCATCACCAAGGAACGCGCGATTGCCGCCGGGATTAACGTGCCGGAGTTGTACGGGATCATTTCCACCGAGAAAGAAATCGACAACCTCGACCAGATCATCGGCGGGCGTAACGACTTCGTGATCAAACCGGCCCAGGGCGCGGGCGGTGACGGCATTATTGTGGTGGCCGACCGTTTCGAGGGCCGTTATCGCACGGTGTCCGGAAAGATCCTCAGCCATGAGGAACTCGAGCACCATATCTCCAGCATCCTCACCGGCCTGTATTCCCTGGGCGGCCACCGTGACCGGGCGCTGATCGAATACCGCGTGACCCCGGACCAGATTTTCAAGAGCATCAGCTACGAAGGCGTGCCGGACATTCGCATTATCGTGCTGATGGGTTACCCGGTGATGGCCATGCTACGCCTGCCGACTCGCCAGTCTGGCGGCAAGGCTAACCTGCACCAGGGCGCCATCGGCGTCGGTGTCGACCTGGCAACCGGCCTGACCCTGCGCGGCACCTGGTTGAACAACATCATCGCCAAACACCCGGACACCACCAACGCAGTGGACGGCGTGCAATTGCCCTACTGGGACGGCTTCATGAAACTCGCCGCCGGTTGCTATGAGCTGTGCGGGCTGGGTTACATCGGCGTGGACATGGTGCTCGACCAGGAGAAAGGCCCGCTGATTCTTGAGCTGAACGCCCGGCCGGGGTTGAACATTCAGATTGCCAACGATTGTGGGCTGACGTTGCGTACCCATGCGGTCGAGGCGCGGCTGGAAGAATTGAAGGCTCGCGGGATTAGCGAGACCGCGCAGGAACGGGTGGCGTTTGTTCAGGAGATGTTTGGGCATATTCCGCCGGTTGAGGGTTGA
- a CDS encoding inactive transglutaminase family protein — protein sequence MRSLNLHLKILIAILVVLGISVTAYQIFVLGIPVTEDATDDLWNIDAKVEFVASAKDPVKIQMFVPPLSRDFVSLNESFISNNYGVAVNRIDGNRKVTWSARRAKGNQTLYYRLVLTKRYSGEKSKIKGPTFRDSIAVEGAEKVAAEALLAPIRQHSADVETFVGEAIKRVNNLNDDNVKLLLGGDPSTANKARIVELVLSIAHVPVEKVHTIRLVADQPQIPELWLRSFNGTDWLYFNPETGEQGMPTDRLLWWTGDENLITVDGGKKANVTFSLNNSEMNAIRLAKLTDENTDANFLEYSLYGLPLQTQQTFMIMVMIPIGVLVILILRNLIGLQTLGTFTPVLIALAFRETQLGFGIVLFTIITALGLSLRSYLEHLKLQMLPRLSVVLTFVVVLIAAISLFSHKLGLERGLSVALFPMVILTMTIERLSITWEERGSGHALKVAIGTLFAASLAHLIMSVPELVYFVFTFPAILFILVGFMLAMGRYRGYRLTELIRFKAFLKADS from the coding sequence ATGCGCTCTCTTAACCTCCACCTGAAAATCCTGATCGCCATTCTGGTGGTGCTGGGCATTTCAGTTACGGCCTATCAGATCTTCGTGCTCGGGATTCCCGTGACCGAAGACGCCACTGACGACTTGTGGAACATCGACGCCAAGGTCGAGTTCGTCGCCAGTGCCAAGGACCCGGTCAAGATCCAGATGTTCGTGCCGCCGCTGAGCCGCGACTTTGTGAGCCTGAACGAAAGCTTTATCTCCAATAACTACGGCGTGGCGGTGAACCGGATCGATGGCAACCGCAAGGTCACGTGGTCGGCACGTCGGGCCAAGGGCAACCAGACCCTTTATTACCGCCTGGTGCTGACCAAACGTTATTCCGGCGAAAAATCCAAGATCAAAGGCCCGACCTTCCGCGACAGTATCGCCGTCGAAGGTGCGGAAAAAGTCGCCGCCGAAGCCCTGCTCGCGCCGATTCGCCAGCACTCGGCCGACGTCGAAACCTTCGTCGGCGAAGCGATCAAGCGCGTCAACAATCTCAACGACGACAACGTGAAGCTGTTGCTCGGCGGTGATCCTTCCACCGCGAACAAAGCCCGGATCGTCGAGCTGGTGCTGTCCATCGCCCACGTGCCAGTGGAGAAGGTCCACACCATCCGTCTGGTGGCCGACCAACCGCAAATCCCTGAACTCTGGTTGCGCAGCTTCAACGGCACCGATTGGCTGTACTTCAACCCGGAAACCGGCGAACAGGGCATGCCGACCGACCGCCTGCTGTGGTGGACCGGCGACGAAAACCTGATCACCGTTGATGGCGGCAAGAAAGCCAACGTAACCTTCAGCCTGAACAACAGCGAAATGAACGCCATTCGCCTGGCCAAGCTGACCGACGAAAACACCGACGCCAACTTCCTCGAATACTCGCTGTACGGCCTGCCGCTGCAAACCCAGCAGACGTTCATGATCATGGTGATGATCCCGATTGGCGTGCTGGTGATCCTGATCCTGCGCAACCTGATCGGCCTGCAGACCCTCGGCACCTTTACCCCGGTGCTGATTGCCCTGGCCTTCCGCGAGACGCAGCTGGGCTTCGGGATTGTGCTGTTTACGATCATTACCGCACTGGGGCTGTCGCTGCGTTCCTACCTTGAACACTTGAAGCTGCAAATGCTGCCGAGGCTGTCGGTGGTGCTGACCTTTGTCGTGGTACTGATCGCGGCGATCAGTCTGTTCAGCCATAAACTTGGGCTGGAGCGCGGGTTATCGGTGGCGCTGTTCCCGATGGTGATTCTGACCATGACCATCGAACGCCTATCGATCACCTGGGAAGAACGCGGCTCCGGGCATGCCCTGAAAGTGGCAATCGGTACGCTGTTCGCCGCCTCCCTGGCGCACCTGATCATGAGCGTTCCGGAACTGGTCTACTTCGTGTTCACCTTCCCGGCGATCCTGTTCATTCTGGTGGGCTTCATGCTGGCCATGGGTCGCTATCGCGGCTACCGCCTGACCGAGCTGATCCGCTTCAAAGCGTTTCTCAAGGCTGACTCGTAA